The Thermococcus sp. sequence TGTCTTTCCCGAGTACTGCCTCACCGGCTTCGAGGAGTGGGACTTCAGCGGGGCGAGGCTTTACGATGAAATAGTCGAGCGCGTGAGCAGGCTCGCCAGGGAAAACGGCGTTTACGTCGTCTTCGGCCTTTTAGAACCCTACAAAAACTGCGTTTACAACTCCGCGCTTTTAATCGGTAGGAACGGCGAGGTTCTCTTAAAACACCGCAAGTTTCAAGAGCCGTACAAGTTCTGCACGGGCAACACCGTTAGAACGGCAAGAACGGAGTTCGGGAAGGTGGCGGTAATCATCTGCGGCGACCTCTACAACAAGCGTATTTTGAAATGGGTGAGGAGGAAAAGGCCGGCTTATCTCTTCGTGCCGATGGAGTACTCACCCGATTACGGCCAGCCAAACGAGGAAGACGTTGAAGCAATGGCCAGGCGGGTTAGACTTCTCGGCGTTAAGGCTTTTATCGTGAACAGCCATCCACCTGGCGGTGCCTGGGTCTTCGATGAAAAGGGAACCCTGCTCGCATCTTCCAGTGGTGGGGAAACCCTTATCTGGGAGCAACCTTAAAGGGCCTGAAGATAATGCCTTCGGGGATTAACATGTGGCCGTCGGCAAGGTTCGTGGACGAAAAGGTGGCCTTCTCTCGGATGCCGAACGATGTTGAGCTCGACGAAGTTGCCGAAGATTTCGACGCAGTCGTTGTCCTCGTCGAGGACTACGAGCTACCCTACTCCCTCGAAGAGTGGGGGAAAAGAGGGGTAGAGGTTCTCCACAGCCCGGTTCCGGATTTCACAGCCCCAAGCTTAAACCAGCTCCTCGAAATCCTCCGCTGGATCGAGCGGAATGTGTACGAGGGAAAGAGGGT is a genomic window containing:
- a CDS encoding carbon-nitrogen hydrolase family protein, whose amino-acid sequence is MRVALIPMRVEVGNFSANWVEFERRFDEALAHNPDFIVFPEYCLTGFEEWDFSGARLYDEIVERVSRLARENGVYVVFGLLEPYKNCVYNSALLIGRNGEVLLKHRKFQEPYKFCTGNTVRTARTEFGKVAVIICGDLYNKRILKWVRRKRPAYLFVPMEYSPDYGQPNEEDVEAMARRVRLLGVKAFIVNSHPPGGAWVFDEKGTLLASSSGGETLIWEQP
- a CDS encoding dual specificity protein phosphatase family protein, with protein sequence MWPSARFVDEKVAFSRMPNDVELDEVAEDFDAVVVLVEDYELPYSLEEWGKRGVEVLHSPVPDFTAPSLNQLLEILRWIERNVYEGKRVLIHCFGGLGRSGTVAVAWLMYSKGLPLREALKRVRSIRPGAVETREQFEVLRELERYLSH